DNA sequence from the Pseudomonas tritici genome:
GGTTACACGCCCGACCTGCTGGCCGAGACGAATCCTTGCGCCTTGGTAAGTGCTCGAGATGGCATCGCCATCGACAAGGTAATGAAACACCGTGCCCGTACCTGAGAGACCTTGGGTATTGTTTGCGACCGCAAACCGGCGATTGTTCAAACGTGCGTGAATCTGGGAAGAGGGTTGCATCGAGGTCGCATCCTTTCGCTGGAACCTGGAGACCCCAAGGGTGGTTTTAGAGAATTAAAACTGTCGCAGAGCCCCCTGAAAAAAGGGGGCTGCAGCCAATCTCTGAGAAAGCGCAAAACTGTCGCAAGCGGCCAAAACAACAGGTCAGACACAAGCTCTAGAGAATTAAAACTGTCGCCACCATGTAGGACAAGCCTTTCCGCGGCTTGACCAACTGTTACCGCGCGGCGACCTCAGCAACCTGATCGTATCGGGCTGATGAACATACCATGGCCAAGTCATGTAGTTTAGCGTGATGCTAGTTCGGCAAATTAGCTTCAATTCCGCGCAACAGATGGTGGAATATTCCGATACGAAACCGATGGGTGTTTGCTCACCGGCCCCTTTCTTTAATCAGCAGGGCTACTGGCATGCCGGACAGCTTTCCCGCCCTGAGTCATGACACTTGTCACAGTGACTATGGCCCTCCTCACCGTTCGCTCCGCTGGAACCATGACACTGTCGACACCTGACCTCTTCCGACCCACCGCAAGTCAGGCAGTCGTCTTCGGACAAAAGGCCTGTTCCTTGGCAAGGATCGCAAAGAACAGTTCCCTGACCATCACAATAGTCACAGGCGTCTGCGTTGACCCCACCCTCACCTTCGCACCGGTTGCACTGGCGCGACTTCCCAGCATCCGGATCGTACCAACAACCATCTCCGCCGCAATCAGGACAAGTAACCCCCGCGCGACCACCGTGGCAGTTCGGGCAACTGCTGTAGCCATCATCACAATGTGGGCAAGCAATAAGACACGACACATCAACTCTCCCCCTTGGGCAATAATGCGCGATGAGAGCTTGATACATTCCTATCTTCCAATGATTCACAAATGGAGCGGTAGCCTCACCCACATCTAAGATCGTTTCCCTGATATCTTGCTCAGACAATCCTTTATCACGCATGCGATCCATTTGCGCCAATATCGTTATCGCATTCTTACCCGCAATAGACCTGTACCTTCCAGCGATATTGAAGTCGACAAAATGTTTGGTTGCTCTCGCCTTGTCTACAGCCTCCCAATGGACAGGGGGCTTTACTATAAAATCAAAAACACCAGGTTTTTCAGCGTTTCCTGGTCTAAAACTTGCAAATATCCATTGTTCAGTAAAAAAGCAGTCTTTGTCGGTATAAGGCTGAATTATTTGAGATTCGGCATCCACGGCAAATGCCGTAGCTTTAGCATCCATATTACAGTCCCTGCATGAGGGCACTAAATTGCTTGGCAAAATCGCAAACTGCGGAAAATTAAATTTTGGCAAGAAATGATCTAAATTTCTAGGAGTGCCAAGTCCACCGCAAAAAGGACAGTCATCAAGAGCAGCGGCTAATAGATAGTCGTATATTTCCCTTGCTGGTTTAGAGCCCGGAACCAAATATTGCTCATAAACTTTAACCAGATCAGACTTTTTCAACAGTCCAATTACAACTGGATCCGGGCCCGCCTTCAAATCGATTGGCGCAATTGTATATAGGTTTCCAATTTTTGATCTCTGCTCGTACTGTAAAGCAGCGACTAGAAGTTCTGCTTTAGCTCCTTCCACCCCGGCTTTTAATACAGCATTTCCAGTTACACCCTCTATGCAACGGTCGATTACATATTCAGGATTATACTTTTCACAATTAAGACGCATCATGGGCGCGCTCCTGATCTCTTGTTTCCACTAAAGACCTAAGCAGTGCCCTCCCCTCCAAACCAAGCTGACCACTATACTCACTGATTATTTCCTCATATTTCTTCCCACTTCTAACAGACGCAGCCAACAAATCATGAAATCCTGAGCGATCAACCTCCAAGTTGAAAACCTCACTAGTGATAACACCAACGTTCTCTCCAAATGTTTCGATTTTAGGTCGGATAGTCACAGAAGCCTTACCTACTCTATTTATCACCCATGCACACGACTTAGGTATTTCTTGCAAGACTACCGGCGAGTGTGTAGCGATAATAGCGACACCATTTCGGTCGTGAAGAAGATCTGCTAATGCTCGAACGAAAGCTGACAATAGTGGAGGGTGCAGGTGGCTTTCTGGTTCGTCTAAAAGAACAAGCGTTTTTTCTTCGACTAAAGCAACTAGCCGGGTTATTGTCAACAAAACAACAGAATGCCCTGAACTCATTTTTTCTAGATATGGCAAAGCTTTGCGATAATAATTATCGTAGAAAATTTGCGAGTCCGCCTGACTTGTTCCGCTTAATTCTTCTTTAATAGCACGAAATACAGACTCTAGCTGATGAAGGCCCATTCTGGAGAAATTTTCATCTGATCCAAGCTTTTCTATAGCTTTTAGCCAGCTATCTACTTTCCCGGGAGCACCAAAACATGCGACCAGCGATTTTATACAGTCTCCGCGCAACTCTTGCAGGGTTTTCAGGCTATCATCTATTCCCACTTTTTTAAGGCCGACATAAAAATAACACGTACCTTTTGCAGGGTCCGGTTGGTCAGCAGGCGGAGTGAATGGGTCGAACACACTGAACGAAACAGACACCAAGCTGCTAAAATAGTCGGAAGCAATAGGAGACCCAGATTTATCTAGAAAAAAACCTTGGTTCTTTTTGTTATTAACTGATTCAATCATTCCATTGAGTAAAGTTGTCTTACCTACACCATTACGACCGATGATCGCGTGCACATTGGTGTTTGGCTTGACGTCGACAGAAACGTCAAACGACATTGTTATGCTGCCCACATCCGAGTCTTCAGGTCGTCTATATTGAAAGGCGTATTCGGTAAGCTCTGCCTTACCCCATAAAATACGCGCAAACTGGCCTTTCACCACAGAAAGGCTGTGATATCTCAATAAAGAAGTCCCAAAGACATCCTCGCCAGTAATTTCCTGAATAATTTCTGGCTGGACCACTATATCGCGTAGCGCTGTTAGCACAGTCCGCCTGGTATCGCGATTAAGCTTGGTCATAGCTTTGTAGAAATCAACGCTATTACCAAGTGAAAAATATCGTTTATCTAGCTCAGTGAAGCTTTTATCCAATGTAGAAAACGTAGAAACACTTGTGGTTTGTCCTTTGAATGCTATTTTAATGCTACCAACGATTACATAATTCCCATTAGCATCATGCAATGACATATCAAACATTGTCACATATGAGTAATCATTCCAGTTATCCTTTTTTAGATAGACGGTATTTCTACCTAACTGCGGCACCGTCGCGTCAACGGTCAACACCTTAAATTCCATTTTCAGCACCTACTTTCTAAAGAATTTACTATGGATAGCGATCCGGGCTTTAAGCGTGTAGCACAGATGCTGAGCAACCAATAATGTGTCCAGGAAAAGATGACAACAACTGGTTCCAAATAGGGTGCAAATACAAACTTAAATCGCGCCCCCCCTAATTCAAATGACAACCGGACGCTTCGATAAGTTTTCAGCGCCGCCAATGTGACCACGCCCCGCTTGCGCTAGCGGATGAGAAACAAAGTATTGATTGAATATATGATGTAGCTTTTTGTCGCCAGATGCCTTTACTTCTGCCTGTATATCATTAACAAATTTAACTGAAACGCTGTATTTTTTTACGGACCCGGAAATTTTTTCAATCTCCATTCTGGATTTCTCAGAAATCTTACCGGTAGTCCAAAGCTCAAAATGAACGGTAGTATTTTTCCAATCATGATGATTCAAACTGTACTTGTACGTTATAGGTATACGAATGGTTAACCAGCGCGTGATTTCATCCTCTGACACTAACGCGTATGGAGCATATCCTTTGCACTCAATGAAATAAGTCCTGCCATGCGCTTCCACAAGCACGTCCGTTTCGCTCTCTTGTCCGCCCGGATTACGAATCTTCTCGTTCAAACGCACCCGGAACGAGTTCCGGGTTCGAGCTACTACATCTGCTACAAAATATTCGAACAATGTGCCTCTGAGATTCCCGATAGCGCCTTCGAATTTTTTAAGTCCCGCAAACAATTTTTCCAGGACTTCCGCATCGATGGCTTGCTGCCCGGCTTCGGTAAGGGTTTCCATCAACAGCCGCAACGCTGAAGCCACATCGCTGCCAAACAGTGTTTCAGGTGTGGCAGGAACGATGCCTTTGCTTTTCAACAGAATAAAAGCTTCGCTTGAATAGCTTTCGGCGATGAAAAAACAAATGCAGGCGCCTACGTTTTTCAGGTTTTTAACCGTCTCAACCTTCGTAAGAAAGGCCAGCACACCAGATTCAGATACCTCGACATCAAAGAGAATATCGGCCAGCAAAAAGCCTGGCTTTTGCGCTCCATCAGACTTTCTTTGACTGATACCAGAGAGGTAGGAAGGTGCAGTGAGGTCCCAACAGAAGGTTCCAACCTGCGGTTGAGCCTCCCCTTCAAGATGCCTCAATTTGGCCTTGTCGTAGCTGATCAATCCCAGATTCTTACACCAGGTTTCAAACCCTGCGAGGAAGATATCCTCGGCGGCAGCTCTCGCTCTGATGGTAGCGACTGCTCCGTCGTACATGCCGGGGCCTTTAGCCAGTGCAATACAGTTACCAGAACCAGGTATGTATTGCCTCTCCACCAATTGGGCGCGGAGCAGCTGCTCAATCATCGTGGTACTGGAAATGTGCTTTTTCAGCCTCAGCGGAGCGCCACAAGCAATGTGAAAAAAAGGCTCCGCCACGATACCGCCCCGCTGTATCAACGCCGCGAGAGC
Encoded proteins:
- a CDS encoding AAA family ATPase; translated protein: MEFKVLTVDATVPQLGRNTVYLKKDNWNDYSYVTMFDMSLHDANGNYVIVGSIKIAFKGQTTSVSTFSTLDKSFTELDKRYFSLGNSVDFYKAMTKLNRDTRRTVLTALRDIVVQPEIIQEITGEDVFGTSLLRYHSLSVVKGQFARILWGKAELTEYAFQYRRPEDSDVGSITMSFDVSVDVKPNTNVHAIIGRNGVGKTTLLNGMIESVNNKKNQGFFLDKSGSPIASDYFSSLVSVSFSVFDPFTPPADQPDPAKGTCYFYVGLKKVGIDDSLKTLQELRGDCIKSLVACFGAPGKVDSWLKAIEKLGSDENFSRMGLHQLESVFRAIKEELSGTSQADSQIFYDNYYRKALPYLEKMSSGHSVVLLTITRLVALVEEKTLVLLDEPESHLHPPLLSAFVRALADLLHDRNGVAIIATHSPVVLQEIPKSCAWVINRVGKASVTIRPKIETFGENVGVITSEVFNLEVDRSGFHDLLAASVRSGKKYEEIISEYSGQLGLEGRALLRSLVETRDQERAHDAS